In Clostridium thermosuccinogenes, the genomic stretch TCTTAATTTCCAGTTAAATGAGGGTAAAACCCTTAATAATATAAAAGCAAGTAAAACCAAGGGTTAGAGGTCAAAAGCATATCAAAACTTTTGACACTACCTATATTTAGGAGAGGGTAAATCTATGAATTTGCATGGAAAAGATATTAAAATTTTTTCTGGAAATTCCAATAGGGCTTTGGCAGAAGAGATAGCGGAAAGAATCGGGTTGCCTGTAGGTAAAGCGACGGTTGGGAAATTCAGCGATGGAGAGACCAGCATAAATATCGGAGAGGTTGTAAGAGGATCGGATGTTTTTATCATCCAGTCAACCTGTGATCCTGTGAATGACAATCTCGTTGAGCTCCTTATAATGATAGATGCCATGAAAAGAGCTTCTGCGGGCAGGATAACAGCAGTCATTCCATATTACGGTTATGCAAGGCAGGACAGAAAAGCCAGGGCCAGGGATCCGATTTCAGCTAAGCTGGTGGCCAACTTAATAACAGTGGCCGGCGCCGACAGGATTCTGACAATGGATCTGCATGCCCCTCAGCTTCAGGGCTTCTTTGATATACCGGTGGATCACCTGCACGGAGGCCCCATATTGGCCGAGCATTTTAAAGCTAAGTTCCAAAGTCTTGATGATGTCGTAGTGGTTGCGCCGGATGTAGGCGGAGTTACCCGTGCCAGGAAGTTCGCCGAGGTTTTGGAAGTACCTCTGGCAATTATCGATAAAAGAAGGCCCAAAGCCAATGTATCTGAAATAATGAACATAATAGGTGATGTGGAGAATAAGAGGGTAATCCTCATTGATGATATCATAGATACCGGAGGCACTATAGTAAATGCAGCCAATGCACTTAGGGAAATAGGGGCTAAGGAAGTATACGCCTGCTGTACCCATGGTGTGCTGTCCGGACCGGCAATTGAGAGAATACAAGCATCCCAACTGGAAAAGCTTGTGATGCTTAATACTATACCCTTGCCGGAGGAAAAAAGGATAGACAAGATTGTGCAGCTATCTGTGGCAGGAATATTAGCTGAAGCCATCGAAAGGATTTACAGTGATAAATCCATAAGTACACTGTTTACGCAGCGCTAAAGTTTTTACATGAGGTGTTCGCTTTGGAGGATATTTTTATAATCGTGGGTTTGGGAAATCCCGGCCCACGGTATGACAATACAAGGCATAATGTGGGATTTGATACGATAGACCTGCTTTCTGCCAAACATGGAATAAAA encodes the following:
- a CDS encoding ribose-phosphate diphosphokinase — encoded protein: MNLHGKDIKIFSGNSNRALAEEIAERIGLPVGKATVGKFSDGETSINIGEVVRGSDVFIIQSTCDPVNDNLVELLIMIDAMKRASAGRITAVIPYYGYARQDRKARARDPISAKLVANLITVAGADRILTMDLHAPQLQGFFDIPVDHLHGGPILAEHFKAKFQSLDDVVVVAPDVGGVTRARKFAEVLEVPLAIIDKRRPKANVSEIMNIIGDVENKRVILIDDIIDTGGTIVNAANALREIGAKEVYACCTHGVLSGPAIERIQASQLEKLVMLNTIPLPEEKRIDKIVQLSVAGILAEAIERIYSDKSISTLFTQR